In a single window of the Olivibacter sp. SDN3 genome:
- the mgtE gene encoding magnesium transporter, protein MENNLDTLVEQIELLIAEGEKEQLQEYLDNLNISEVEDLIDELPEYGATFIETLSINRAVNVFRILDFPTQERIIKKLSGPKITELINELPPDDRTAFFGELHGDAVKKMIILMPPEDRKEALTLLGYPEDSVGRLMTPDYVTVRQDFTVEQTLAHIRKYGKDSETIDVIYVIDEKGVLLDDIRIREILLSGPKTKIEDLMDNRLIALNAFDPQEEAINIFRMNNRVALPVTDRQGIMLGIVTVDDVLWIANEEYTEDIQRMGGSEALDEPYLDVSIWQLVKKRAPWLMVLFIGQFFTATVIEGYEMQLQAAVVLMTFVPLITSSGGNTGSQASALIIQAMAIGEVTLADWFRVFRRELVSGLILGLILGALGVLRIFGYHLFGEYGEVWFLISMVVGCSLVGVILWGSLVGAMLPFILRRLGADPATSSAPFVATLVDVTGLVIYFSIATAFLKGTLL, encoded by the coding sequence ATGGAGAACAACTTGGACACTCTAGTAGAGCAAATAGAATTACTCATAGCTGAGGGGGAAAAGGAACAATTACAAGAATATTTAGATAATCTGAATATTTCGGAAGTTGAGGATTTGATTGATGAGCTCCCGGAGTACGGCGCTACTTTTATAGAAACGTTAAGTATAAATAGAGCAGTTAATGTTTTTAGAATACTGGATTTCCCAACACAGGAACGGATCATAAAAAAATTATCAGGTCCAAAAATTACCGAGTTAATCAATGAACTTCCTCCAGATGATAGAACAGCATTTTTTGGCGAACTTCATGGTGATGCCGTAAAGAAAATGATTATTTTAATGCCTCCGGAAGACCGCAAGGAGGCGTTGACATTACTGGGTTATCCTGAAGATAGTGTAGGGCGTTTGATGACGCCCGATTACGTAACCGTTCGTCAGGATTTTACGGTAGAACAAACCTTAGCACATATCAGAAAATATGGTAAGGATTCGGAAACTATCGATGTTATTTACGTCATTGACGAAAAAGGGGTTTTACTGGACGACATACGGATACGAGAGATTCTATTATCAGGACCGAAGACAAAAATTGAAGATCTGATGGATAACCGTTTGATAGCTTTAAATGCTTTTGACCCACAGGAAGAAGCTATCAATATATTTAGAATGAATAATCGAGTTGCCTTGCCAGTTACCGATAGGCAGGGTATTATGCTAGGTATAGTGACTGTTGATGATGTCCTTTGGATAGCAAATGAAGAATATACGGAAGACATTCAACGTATGGGAGGATCGGAAGCTCTTGATGAGCCTTATTTGGACGTCTCTATCTGGCAGCTGGTAAAAAAACGAGCTCCTTGGTTAATGGTGTTATTCATTGGACAATTCTTTACGGCTACCGTTATTGAAGGTTATGAAATGCAGCTCCAAGCTGCAGTGGTTTTAATGACTTTTGTACCCTTGATTACTTCCAGTGGAGGTAATACCGGATCCCAGGCTTCGGCATTAATTATACAGGCAATGGCAATAGGAGAGGTTACATTAGCCGATTGGTTTCGAGTCTTTCGGCGTGAATTGGTTTCTGGATTAATATTGGGACTTATCTTGGGTGCTTTGGGTGTATTAAGAATATTTGGATATCACCTCTTCGGTGAGTACGGAGAGGTTTGGTTTTTAATCAGCATGGTTGTAGGATGTTCGCTTGTGGGGGTCATTTTATGGGGGTCTTTGGTAGGCGCGATGTTACCCTTTATCTTAAGGAGATTGGGAGCTGATCCCGCTACTTCGTCAGCTCCGTTTGTCGCTACATTAGTCGACGTGACGGGTCTCGTTATCTATTTCTCTATTGCTACAGCTTTTTTGAAGGGCACATTGCTTTGA